AGCCCTGCCGACATCGCCGCCCAGCTGCCCACCGAGAACCCGGGAGCGGCGGCAGTCATGGTAGATCGGATCCTCCGTTTACTCGCCGCCTTCCGCGTGGTCAGCTGCACCGTCGAGGACGGCGACGATGGCCGACCCTCGCGCAAGTATGCCGCCGCGCCCGTCTGCAAGTACTTGACCAAGAACGACGACGGCGTGTCCCTGGCCGCTCTGGCCTTGTTAAACCAAGACAAAGTCCTCATGGAGTGCTGGTACGTAACTTAAGAGAGTTCTGTCGATCGCTGGTCGACGCCAAACTTCGATTGGTTTGGTCCTTAACCATGCTGGGAAAATGATGGCAGGTACTACTTGAAGGACGCGGTGTTGGAAGGCAGCATCCCTTTCAACAAGGCCTACGGGAAGACGGCGTTCGAGTACCCAAGCACCGACGCCCGGTTTAACCACGTGTTCAACGAGGGCATGAGGAGCCACTCCACCATCTTTACCAAGAAGCTGCTCCAGAACTACCGCGGCTTCGACGACGTCAAGGTGCTCGTCGACGTCGGCGGCGGCACCGGCGCCACCCTCCGCATGATCACCTCCGAGCACCCTCACATCAAGGGCATCAACTTCGACCTCCCTCATGTCATCTCCGACGCACCGCCCTGTCCAGGTCCGCCAATTACTTGACATGGAAACAACAGCTCGATAGTATTAGTTGGCTTACGTTGTCGGCGATATGTTGGCTGCAGGTGTAGATCACGTTAGTGGAGACATGTTTGAGACCATTCCAAGTGGAGGAGACGCAATCTTTATGAAGGTCAACTCTTCTTCTTCCGCTtatattgacaaagtctttgatttgacgtttaatatattttaaatataatataaaattaaataataatatattatatatattaaaatttaaaatcaaataacaatagatcaaaATTAAGAACACACTCCAAATACAACGACATAAAtctgaaataaaattatatatatacacatatatatacatatatatgtatatatacatatatatatacatatatatatatatatatacatatatatatatatacatatacatatatatatgacaaaGACATTGATTGTTGTAGAAGATTAGGTTTGAAATTGACGAGGGTATCGTCAATCTTGTCATTGTCACAATTATTGATGATGGATGTTCCTATCGTAGATAAAAAAATTTTACCTTGGTACCATCAATCTTGTCTTTGTCACAATTAGGATCTCTTCCTGCCGGAGATGAAAAAAAATTACCTTTTTAGTTTATTGAtttaagattaattatatattcttGTTCTAACAATATTTCATTTACACTCTAAACTCAACTATGaaagaattaaaatatttttttttaatcttttttagaAACCTAATAAGCATGTTCGCTAGATATTGAAATTTATCAGCATCTAAAGtattcatcatattttgatttctcTCATCAAAACTTAAATctacataatatatttatataagaaCTAAaccttaattttttaaaaaaaatttctcataaAAATTCTTTCTCGTATTAAGAGTGTTTGTCCTTTTAAAATACTAGTCTCAAGAATCCTAAAAAACTTATTAATCCTAACAATCTTTTACTTACAAGTCATTTTGTCCACTTTTACATCTCTTAAAATGAATATACTTTTATTTCAAGCTCTTTTCCATCTTATTGAatgtttatttattaaaatttttggaCTCAGATACCATTTTATTATAAAGAGAGAGAATGTTCATatattgaaaagaaaataaagccaATGAATATACCAAAAAGTTAATGCAAAATTACAAGAATCTTGAGTATCCTGATTCAAGTACAAGAAATGTAGGAGCACCTAAAGTATTCACCATATCATATTCTTCCtcattaagatatatatatatatatatatatatatatatatatatatatatatatatatatatatatatatatatatatgaggtatttatataaaaaataaactgtaatttataagatttttttatttcACAAGGACATCGTATTAAGATGTCATATTCTCATAGAATACTAACTTCAGAAATCTTAagatatttattaatcataattgTCTATGTTATAATGGTGTATACGATCTGCAAATTGGGTCAATGAGCCTCTGTCACTAATTTTTTCTGCCTTAATTAGatgaataatgaaaattacaaaaaaatttaCGTCGACATTGATATGGCATTAATGCAGTGGATTCTTCACGACTGGAGCGACGAGCACTGTGCAAAGTTGCTAAAGAACTGTTGGAAGGCTCTGCCTGAGGATGGAAAAGTGATAGCGGTGGAAAGTATTCTACCAGCAGTTCCAGAGCCCAGTCCTCTAGCCCAGAGTGTCTGTATTGGAGATCTGGTTATGTTGGCTTATAATCCTGGAGGCCGAGAGAGGACCCAAAAGGAATTGCAACACTTGGCAAGAGAAGCTGGCTTCTCAGGATTCAATTTCACCTATGTGTTTGCTACCACTTGGGTCATAGAATTCACCAAGTAGATTAGGATTTCTATTGTTGGCCGATCCATCCATGCTAATGCTGCTAGTATTATCTTGCTTGATTTGCTTTGAGTTCCTTGATCACTTATCTACGAGAATAAATTTTAGTTCTACCCTATTGCTCGAAGTCTTTTATCTTCTTCAGTTATCTacgagaaaatctctctattttgttaaaaaaaaattttctttctgtataaataagagaaggacatgttaatgtattcaagctaaaactaatttaataaagtttcttcaataaaacttcttcaatgattgttcttatcttctattctttccatcatggtatcagaACCGCTTACCTAAAGCAAGCTCTCTTTTCTGTCGTTAGGCCGTCGGTGCGACAAATCCTTCCTCCTCAACGAACGGCAACTGTCTTCTCTGCTGCTATTTTGCGCTAATGTCTATTCCCTTCCGTTGTAGCGTCTCTAGTGCTGCTGCGAGGGCATGATagcatagcagataagattttctcaactatacgaggaactctataaatatgacagcttaatatattcaagctaaaactactttaataaaatttcttcaataaaattttttttataattatttttatcttttattcttttgttTCATATGTTGTATACCTATTTTTAACATCTCACGTGCACATGACCAATGTTATGATGGGTAGGCTCTTTATTTAAAGTCGTCATGATATTATGGCACCCATGCGTTGGCAGGTTGGTCATCTAATCTAATTGGATTCAACCTGGCTTAATGTCAAAGTTTGGTAATGGAGATTAGTAGTATGGGTAAAGAGGAGCCTAACTATTCTTGACTCAGAAATGTACTTCCGGAGAAGGTCAGTCAAGAGACGAATCGATTGCACGAGTCTAGTTTGAAGATGACACGGCTTCTTAACCTACAACTTCAAATAGCGTTAGGTTGATTGGATGAAGAATATTATGGCAACCGTGCGTGCCTCCATATAATATTTACATCGGGAATATCTCCGATTACATTAAAAATTTTCCAAGGAGAAACTTTCGATTGAGGATCTTTACAAAATGAGTGGAGTCGACCTCAATATGAATAATCGAAATGCCCTCCCGCAAAGCCATATGTGTAGTCACTCTCTGACTGCAACTGCTTCGCAAAATTAAGCTGATGACATTTGTGGTAAAATTATAACTTGTAATCAAACAACTATCATAACCATTTCTAACCAAAAAAATTCATCACTCTTATTATTACCCCTTTGACTGCAAGAATCATGACTATTGACTTTGTGACAACCTTTATCGGGCCTTTCCCATCGGACAGCTATGAGGGAAACCAGCCTCCTAGACTCTTGAATGTGATGAGGACCAAGTATATGTGCTGAAAATCTAGCAAACAACATTGTTGTCACAATGTGACAATCCCCACAAGCAACATTATTGCCATAATGTGATAAAAAAGAAAGCCAACCCAACAAGTTAAAAAGGTTCTAATTCCAAATCTACTATTGAGAGATTTAATCGTAGCATGCATCAAAAAGGAGTCGGCTATAGATCTTTAATCACACACTTCAATATTTGGTACACTTCGTAACGTAAAAATTGACAGCTTAAATTGGCTACTATTGACAACACCTCGTGGATGGCCGGCACTATTTAAAACGACTTCACAAGTGTCGCTGTCTTCGATCGAGATGACACAGTAAAGCACAAGGCCTTACGGACAATAAATGTCACTGTGATCGATGTAATATGTCGCAGATGCCCGTCATATAATGAATCAAAGGCATGTGTTAGCCACTCACGACGATCCATATAAGACCATCGTTTTGAAGTCCTCAGCTATCGCCACTAATCCTTCACCTCCTCCGCGACTCTCGGACGACATGGGATCCATCAAGGACGTGCTGCAGCTGACCCCCGACGAGGACGAGGAGGCGTGCCTGTATGCCATGCAGCTGCTTGGCGGCTCTGCCCTCGGCATGACCCTCAAGGCCGCCGTCGAGCTCAAGCTTCTCGAGACCATCGTCAGGGCCGGCCCTGGAGCCGTGCTGAGCCCCTCCGAAATCGCCGCCAAACTGTCCACCGATAACCCGCAGGCGGCCGTCATGGTGGACCGGATCCTCCGACTGCTCGCCGCTTTCCGCGTGGTCAGCTGTACCGTCGAGGCCGGCGACGGTGGCCGAGCCTCGCGCAAGTACGGTGCGGCGCCTGTCTGCAAGTACTTGACCAAGAACGAGGACGGCGTGTCCATCGCCGCTCTGGGCTTGGCGGGCCACGACAAAGTCCTCATGGAATCCTGGTAATTTACAGACTTCGTAGCATTCGCGCTGGCACCCGAAGCCGCAGATTGGTCGGTTTTACTTTAACGCGCCGGTAAATGATGGCAGGTACTACTTGAAGGACGCGGTGTTGGAGGGCGGCATCCCCTTCGACAAGGCCTACGGGATGACGGCGTTCGAGTATCCCGGTACCGACGCCCGGTTCAACCAGGTGTTCAACGAGGGCATGAGGAACCACTCCACCATATTCATCAGAAAGCTGCTCCAGAAATACCGCGGCTTCGACGACGTCAAGGTGCTCGTCgacgtcggcggtggcaccggcgGCACCCTCCGCTTGATAACCTCTGAGCACCCTCACATCAAGGGCGTCAATTTCGACCTCCCTCATGTCATCTCCGACGCACCACCTAGCCCAGGTCCACCATTAAGTACTAGACAGGATGGAATCAGTTGGCTTACATTCTTAAGATGTATTGGCTCACTGCAGGTGTAGAGCACGTCAGTGGGGACATGTTTGAGAGCGTGCCAACCGAAGGAGACGCCATTTTTATGAAGGTCAGCTTTTCTTCTGCTCGTAAATGGATTTTGCTTACAGATTTGAAGGTCAATACATCAAAAGTCTTGGTTTGATACTCC
This genomic stretch from Musa acuminata AAA Group cultivar baxijiao chromosome BXJ3-9, Cavendish_Baxijiao_AAA, whole genome shotgun sequence harbors:
- the LOC135649168 gene encoding tricetin 3',4',5'-O-trimethyltransferase-like translates to MGSLKDVMQLTPEEDEETCIYAMQLSGGSVLPMALKAATELQILETIVKAGPGAELSPADIAAQLPTENPGAAAVMVDRILRLLAAFRVVSCTVEDGDDGRPSRKYAAAPVCKYLTKNDDGVSLAALALLNQDKVLMECWYYLKDAVLEGSIPFNKAYGKTAFEYPSTDARFNHVFNEGMRSHSTIFTKKLLQNYRGFDDVKVLVDVGGGTGATLRMITSEHPHIKGINFDLPHVISDAPPCPGVDHVSGDMFETIPSGGDAIFMKWILHDWSDEHCAKLLKNCWKALPEDGKVIAVESILPAVPEPSPLAQSVCIGDLVMLAYNPGGRERTQKELQHLAREAGFSGFNFTYVFATTWVIEFTK
- the LOC135648771 gene encoding tricetin 3',4',5'-O-trimethyltransferase-like, yielding MGSIKDVLQLTPDEDEEACLYAMQLLGGSALGMTLKAAVELKLLETIVRAGPGAVLSPSEIAAKLSTDNPQAAVMVDRILRLLAAFRVVSCTVEAGDGGRASRKYGAAPVCKYLTKNEDGVSIAALGLAGHDKVLMESWYYLKDAVLEGGIPFDKAYGMTAFEYPGTDARFNQVFNEGMRNHSTIFIRKLLQKYRGFDDVKVLVDVGGGTGGTLRLITSEHPHIKGVNFDLPHVISDAPPSPGVEHVSGDMFESVPTEGDAIFMKWILHDWSDEHCLKLLKNCWRALSEDGKVIVVESVMPVVPKPTPQAQNACVSDLVMLACNPGGRERTEEEFQDLAREAGFLGFKFTYLFAGFWVIEFTK